A single window of Nicotiana sylvestris chromosome 3, ASM39365v2, whole genome shotgun sequence DNA harbors:
- the LOC104236299 gene encoding protein LEO1 homolog isoform X1 produces MVGEEKRHQMMQNLFGDQSEEEEEEEEEVESEHESNRQPDYASDDGDGGLEPEGEGEADVEGEGEVEVEGQGEAEMESEGEMQDVDPGHGESEGERDQSSQEIEVGDQKVESEGRDSESDEKEEYGQRVVTSRRREVIDSESERTEENRFGDNEDEEVNQARSPSRSPGEEKDEAHISSAPEIRDVFGDSEDEEEADYVVQDQIDEEQNISPMEEETSYGKVRPEDIIPEDDGGYESEEEQVESKTKEKPVGPPLELEIPLRPPPAYSDKMNLIKVSNIMGIDPKPFDPETYVEEDVFVTDESGSKKRISLVNNIVRWRKVKKPDGTTTVESNARFVEWSDGSVQLMIGNEVLDMSVQDAQHDQAHLFLRHGKGILQSQGRILRKMRFMPSSLTSNSHRLLTALVDSRHKKVYKVKNCFTDIDPEREKEQKEKAESQTIRANVILNRKKEKVSRKYMPAVRRERQLSPGFLEDALEEEEDTDYYDSRRSAARRRFEEDLEMEAQAEKRIINAKKKDIPRQTSLSASKHSRRPIDFEDSEKEESEYETEEEEEEEERSPPRRRDVQEEQEYEEEEERDQGEEEEAYEESEEEAEEPKQNARESAPSKRKGIESDEESPPRKTTTHRRMAIVYDSEED; encoded by the exons ATGGTAGGAGAAGAGAAGAGGCATCAGATGATGCAAAACCTATTCGGAGACCAATccgaagaggaagaagaagaagaggaggaggttGAATCCGAACATGAATCAAACCGTCAACCCGATTACGCTTCG GATGATGGGGATGGAGGGCTAGAGCCAGAAGGAGAAGGTGAAGCCGATGTTGAAGGTGAAGGAGAAGTAGAAGTGGAAGGCCAAGGGGAGGCTGAGATGGAGAGTGAAGGTGAAATGCAAGATGTTGATCCTGGTCACGGTGAGAGTGAGGGTGAAAGAGATCAGAGTTCTCAGGAAATAGAGGTTGGTGATCAGAAGGTAGAAAGTGAAGGAAGAGACTCAGAGAGTGATGAAAAAGAAGAATATGGTCAAAGAGTAGTGACTAGTAGAAGGAGGGAAGTAATTGACAGTGAATCAGAAAGAACTGAGGAAAACCGATTTGGTGACAATGAAGACGAGGAAGTAAATCAAGCAAGAAGTCCAAG TAGGTCCCCTGGGGAAGAGAAAGATGAGGCTCACATATCCTCTGCCCCAGAAATTCGTGACGTGTTTGGGGATTCAGAGGACGAAGAAGAGGCTGATTATGTTGTTCAGGATCAAATTGACGAGGAGCAAAAT ATATCCCCTATGGAAGAAGAAACTAGCTATGGGAAAGTTAGGCCAGAAGATATTATACCCGAAGATGATGGCGGATACGAGTCTGAAGAAGAGCAAGTGGAATCTAAAACTAAGGAAAAACCAGTTGGGCCCCCATTAGAGCTGGAGATTCCATTGCGTCCACCTCCAGCTTATTCAGATAAG ATGAACTTGATCAAGGTTTCTAACATAATGGGCATTGATCCTAAGCCCTTTGATCCTGAGACATATGTTGAAGAGGACGTCTTTGTGACTGATGAATCTGGATCTAAGAAACGCATCAGCTTAGTTAACAACATTGTTCGATGGAGGAAAGTTAAAAAGCCCGATGGAACAACAACT GTAGAAAGCAATGCACGCTTTGTGGAGTGGTCTGATGGCAGTGTACAATTAATGATTGGAAATGAAGTTCTGGACATGTCTGTGCAAGATGCCCAGCATGATCAAGCACACCTGTTTCTTAGACATGGAAAG GGAATACTACAATCACAAGGGAGAATTTTAAGAAAGATGAGGTTTATGCCTTCATCCTTGACATCAAACTCTCACCGTCTATTGACTGCCCTTGTTGATTCACGTCATAAGAAGGTATACAAAGTGAAGAACTGTTTCACTGACATTGACCCTGAGAGGGAGAAAGAGCAAAAGGAGAAG GCTGAAAGCCAAACAATCAGAGCAAATGTAATCCTCAACCGGAAAAAGGAGAAGGTCAGCCGTAAATACATGCCTGCTGTACGTAGGGAGCGCCAGCTCTCTCCTGGTTTCTTAGAGGATGCACTTGAGGAG GAAGAGGATACAGATTACTATGACTCTCGACGGTCTGCTGCTCGACGTCGCTTTGAAGAAGATCTAGAAATGGAAGCTCAAGCTGAGAAACGAATCATTAATGCGAAAAAG AAAGATATTCCTAGACAAACATCATTGTCTGCTTCAAAACATTCTCGGCGCCCTATTGATTTTGAAGATAGCGAGAAGGAGGAGTCGGAGTATGAAACtgaagaggaggaagaggaagaagagaggTCTCCCCCACGTAGAAGGGATGTGCAGGAGGAGCAGGAatatgaagaagaggaagagCGTGATCAGGGAGAGGAGGAAGAGGCATATGAAGAGTCAGAAGAGGAGGCTGAG GAGCCGAAGCAAAATGCTAGGGAATCAGCACCAAGTAAGCGGAAAGGGATTGAGTCGGATGAAGAATCTCCTCCAAGGAAGACGACAACTCATCGCAGAATGGCAATTGTTTATGACAGTGAGGAAGACTAA
- the LOC104236299 gene encoding protein LEO1 homolog isoform X2, with protein sequence MVGEEKRHQMMQNLFGDQSEEEEEEEEEVESEHESNRQPDYASDDGDGGLEPEGEGEADVEGEGEVEVEGQGEAEMESEGEMQDVDPGHGESEGERDQSSQEIEVGDQKVESEGRDSESDEKEEYGQRVVTSRRREVIDSESERTEENRFGDNEDEEVNQARSPRSPGEEKDEAHISSAPEIRDVFGDSEDEEEADYVVQDQIDEEQNISPMEEETSYGKVRPEDIIPEDDGGYESEEEQVESKTKEKPVGPPLELEIPLRPPPAYSDKMNLIKVSNIMGIDPKPFDPETYVEEDVFVTDESGSKKRISLVNNIVRWRKVKKPDGTTTVESNARFVEWSDGSVQLMIGNEVLDMSVQDAQHDQAHLFLRHGKGILQSQGRILRKMRFMPSSLTSNSHRLLTALVDSRHKKVYKVKNCFTDIDPEREKEQKEKAESQTIRANVILNRKKEKVSRKYMPAVRRERQLSPGFLEDALEEEEDTDYYDSRRSAARRRFEEDLEMEAQAEKRIINAKKKDIPRQTSLSASKHSRRPIDFEDSEKEESEYETEEEEEEEERSPPRRRDVQEEQEYEEEEERDQGEEEEAYEESEEEAEEPKQNARESAPSKRKGIESDEESPPRKTTTHRRMAIVYDSEED encoded by the exons ATGGTAGGAGAAGAGAAGAGGCATCAGATGATGCAAAACCTATTCGGAGACCAATccgaagaggaagaagaagaagaggaggaggttGAATCCGAACATGAATCAAACCGTCAACCCGATTACGCTTCG GATGATGGGGATGGAGGGCTAGAGCCAGAAGGAGAAGGTGAAGCCGATGTTGAAGGTGAAGGAGAAGTAGAAGTGGAAGGCCAAGGGGAGGCTGAGATGGAGAGTGAAGGTGAAATGCAAGATGTTGATCCTGGTCACGGTGAGAGTGAGGGTGAAAGAGATCAGAGTTCTCAGGAAATAGAGGTTGGTGATCAGAAGGTAGAAAGTGAAGGAAGAGACTCAGAGAGTGATGAAAAAGAAGAATATGGTCAAAGAGTAGTGACTAGTAGAAGGAGGGAAGTAATTGACAGTGAATCAGAAAGAACTGAGGAAAACCGATTTGGTGACAATGAAGACGAGGAAGTAAATCAAGCAAGAAGTCCAAG GTCCCCTGGGGAAGAGAAAGATGAGGCTCACATATCCTCTGCCCCAGAAATTCGTGACGTGTTTGGGGATTCAGAGGACGAAGAAGAGGCTGATTATGTTGTTCAGGATCAAATTGACGAGGAGCAAAAT ATATCCCCTATGGAAGAAGAAACTAGCTATGGGAAAGTTAGGCCAGAAGATATTATACCCGAAGATGATGGCGGATACGAGTCTGAAGAAGAGCAAGTGGAATCTAAAACTAAGGAAAAACCAGTTGGGCCCCCATTAGAGCTGGAGATTCCATTGCGTCCACCTCCAGCTTATTCAGATAAG ATGAACTTGATCAAGGTTTCTAACATAATGGGCATTGATCCTAAGCCCTTTGATCCTGAGACATATGTTGAAGAGGACGTCTTTGTGACTGATGAATCTGGATCTAAGAAACGCATCAGCTTAGTTAACAACATTGTTCGATGGAGGAAAGTTAAAAAGCCCGATGGAACAACAACT GTAGAAAGCAATGCACGCTTTGTGGAGTGGTCTGATGGCAGTGTACAATTAATGATTGGAAATGAAGTTCTGGACATGTCTGTGCAAGATGCCCAGCATGATCAAGCACACCTGTTTCTTAGACATGGAAAG GGAATACTACAATCACAAGGGAGAATTTTAAGAAAGATGAGGTTTATGCCTTCATCCTTGACATCAAACTCTCACCGTCTATTGACTGCCCTTGTTGATTCACGTCATAAGAAGGTATACAAAGTGAAGAACTGTTTCACTGACATTGACCCTGAGAGGGAGAAAGAGCAAAAGGAGAAG GCTGAAAGCCAAACAATCAGAGCAAATGTAATCCTCAACCGGAAAAAGGAGAAGGTCAGCCGTAAATACATGCCTGCTGTACGTAGGGAGCGCCAGCTCTCTCCTGGTTTCTTAGAGGATGCACTTGAGGAG GAAGAGGATACAGATTACTATGACTCTCGACGGTCTGCTGCTCGACGTCGCTTTGAAGAAGATCTAGAAATGGAAGCTCAAGCTGAGAAACGAATCATTAATGCGAAAAAG AAAGATATTCCTAGACAAACATCATTGTCTGCTTCAAAACATTCTCGGCGCCCTATTGATTTTGAAGATAGCGAGAAGGAGGAGTCGGAGTATGAAACtgaagaggaggaagaggaagaagagaggTCTCCCCCACGTAGAAGGGATGTGCAGGAGGAGCAGGAatatgaagaagaggaagagCGTGATCAGGGAGAGGAGGAAGAGGCATATGAAGAGTCAGAAGAGGAGGCTGAG GAGCCGAAGCAAAATGCTAGGGAATCAGCACCAAGTAAGCGGAAAGGGATTGAGTCGGATGAAGAATCTCCTCCAAGGAAGACGACAACTCATCGCAGAATGGCAATTGTTTATGACAGTGAGGAAGACTAA